A single genomic interval of Aegicerativicinus sediminis harbors:
- a CDS encoding O-methyltransferase: MDFLDDKINDYIEFHSENEPPLLQQLSRETWQKILQPRMLSGHYQGRVLSLISKLVRPANILEIGTYTGYSALCLAEGLQANGILHTIDINEELYDFQKKYFEMSEFRNNIKQHLGDALDIIPKLNGQFDLVFIDADKSNYPNYFDLVIDRISAGGILISDNVLWSGKVLEKIEEDDIDTKALVKYNMILKNDSRVETVILPIRDGLTISRKKS, from the coding sequence ATGGACTTTTTAGACGACAAAATTAATGACTATATAGAGTTCCATTCTGAAAATGAACCGCCTTTGCTTCAACAATTGAGCAGGGAAACTTGGCAAAAAATTTTACAACCAAGAATGTTAAGCGGTCATTATCAAGGAAGGGTTTTAAGCCTTATTTCAAAATTGGTACGCCCTGCGAACATATTAGAAATAGGAACCTATACCGGATATTCGGCCCTTTGTCTAGCAGAAGGATTACAGGCAAATGGTATACTTCATACAATTGACATAAATGAGGAACTTTACGACTTTCAGAAAAAGTATTTTGAAATGTCTGAATTCAGAAATAATATAAAACAACATTTGGGAGATGCTCTTGACATCATACCTAAATTAAATGGCCAATTTGATTTGGTATTTATAGATGCCGATAAAAGCAATTATCCCAACTATTTCGATTTGGTAATTGATAGAATTTCGGCAGGTGGAATTTTAATTTCTGATAATGTTCTTTGGAGTGGTAAGGTGTTGGAAAAAATAGAGGAGGATGACATTGATACCAAGGCCCTTGTGAAATATAACATGATTCTAAAAAACGATTCGAGGGTTGAAACCGTAATTCTCCCTATACGGGATGGATTAACAATAAGCCGAAAGAAATCTTAA
- a CDS encoding amidohydrolase family protein encodes MKDKGIFWVDKDRKFMLQKDWSRPVTDSSFFLHEKLQWMERFNIDHAVVLNLSQLYGNGLRVEEMKQALRFQNDFNAKVQNDFPSKFTCGFVVHPGFVRGACWEIERCVEELGMQLLCLPTHFMDSIGTWRCIFDEENEPIFELASKYNLAVEVHPYDGEKFIKLQNTAWRFHLIWMLAQCADAYHFYTLNGYQEKFQNMRVCFAHGCQLAQINLGRRIQGFDGRPDLFEGKNHPRKAVGHKNIFFDTLVHDTGSLKLLIANQSSKQVIMGLDDPYPLGEMESEKQSSYPGKILDLALERNIISEEEKVAIWQDNVIQWLFGDNQNAKDEFIKRVTKV; translated from the coding sequence ATGAAAGACAAGGGCATTTTTTGGGTAGATAAAGACAGGAAATTCATGCTCCAGAAAGATTGGAGCCGCCCTGTTACAGACTCCAGTTTTTTCCTTCACGAGAAATTACAATGGATGGAACGTTTTAATATCGACCATGCTGTTGTATTAAATTTATCTCAACTTTATGGCAATGGCCTTAGGGTTGAAGAAATGAAACAGGCATTGCGATTTCAAAATGATTTTAATGCCAAAGTACAGAACGATTTTCCGAGCAAATTCACTTGTGGTTTTGTTGTTCATCCTGGTTTTGTGAGAGGTGCTTGTTGGGAAATTGAACGATGCGTTGAGGAATTAGGAATGCAGCTGTTATGCTTGCCAACACATTTCATGGATTCTATCGGAACATGGCGCTGTATTTTTGATGAAGAGAATGAACCTATTTTTGAATTGGCAAGTAAATATAATTTGGCAGTTGAGGTTCATCCATATGATGGGGAAAAATTTATAAAACTTCAAAATACAGCTTGGCGCTTCCATTTAATTTGGATGTTAGCTCAATGTGCGGATGCGTACCACTTTTACACTTTAAATGGATACCAGGAAAAGTTTCAAAATATGCGAGTTTGTTTTGCCCATGGCTGTCAGCTAGCACAAATTAATCTTGGAAGGCGTATACAAGGATTTGATGGACGACCCGATCTTTTTGAAGGTAAAAATCACCCAAGAAAAGCAGTAGGACATAAAAATATTTTCTTCGACACTTTGGTACATGATACTGGTTCTCTAAAACTTCTTATTGCTAACCAATCTTCTAAACAAGTTATAATGGGTCTAGATGACCCCTACCCTTTAGGTGAAATGGAAAGCGAAAAGCAATCTTCTTATCCAGGGAAAATTTTGGATTTGGCCTTAGAGAGAAATATAATTTCTGAAGAAGAAAAGGTAGCGATTTGGCAAGACAATGTAATACAATGGCTGTTCGGTGATAACCAAAATGCCAAAGATGAATTTATCAAAAGGGTTACTAAGGTTTAA
- a CDS encoding 3-hydroxyanthranilate 3,4-dioxygenase, with protein sequence MSKLVSPVNFKNWIEENRHLLKPPVGNKVVWEDGDFIVMVVGGPNSRKDYHYNETPEFFYQVEGDIVLKVIDEGEPKDIHIEEGEIFLLPPKVPHSPQRGANTVGLVIEYKRPEGTKDALMWFCENCSTKLYEENFQLENIEVDLPKIFDKYYGDLSSRKCPNCGEIMQPPKKVQLAD encoded by the coding sequence ATGAGTAAACTTGTTTCCCCAGTTAATTTTAAAAACTGGATTGAAGAAAACAGACATTTATTAAAGCCACCTGTAGGCAATAAGGTAGTATGGGAAGATGGAGATTTCATAGTAATGGTGGTTGGTGGACCTAACAGTCGAAAAGATTATCACTATAATGAAACTCCTGAATTTTTCTATCAAGTTGAAGGAGATATTGTTTTAAAGGTGATTGACGAAGGTGAACCAAAAGATATTCATATTGAGGAGGGTGAAATTTTTCTATTGCCACCAAAGGTTCCTCATTCACCCCAAAGAGGAGCAAATACAGTAGGCTTGGTTATTGAATACAAGCGACCAGAGGGAACAAAAGATGCATTGATGTGGTTTTGTGAAAATTGCTCAACCAAACTATACGAAGAGAATTTTCAGTTGGAAAATATAGAAGTTGACCTACCTAAAATTTTTGACAAATATTATGGTGACTTAAGCAGTCGAAAATGTCCTAATTGTGGGGAAATTATGCAACCACCCAAAAAGGTTCAGCTTGCTGACTAA
- a CDS encoding SDR family oxidoreductase, producing MNFELKNTYALVCGSTQGIGKQTAITLANEGVNVTLLARNENSLKETLKKLPEGNHNYIVADFSKPEEVELKVNEFITNNHGFHILINNTGGPPSGQIIEATAEQFYRAFNMHLICSHLLAQACLPFMKSEGFGRIINVISTSVKEPIPGLGVSNTIRNAVGNWSKTMSFELARFGITVNNVLPGFTATSRLDEIVGIKAKKESKTIESMEEEMKQYVPAKRFGKPEETAAAIAFLASRKAGYINGINLPVDGGRTKSL from the coding sequence ATGAACTTTGAACTAAAAAATACGTATGCTTTAGTATGCGGAAGCACACAAGGCATAGGTAAACAAACTGCAATAACCTTGGCTAATGAAGGTGTTAATGTAACATTGTTAGCTAGAAATGAAAATTCACTCAAGGAAACCTTAAAGAAACTCCCTGAAGGCAACCACAATTATATTGTTGCCGATTTTTCCAAGCCTGAAGAGGTAGAGCTGAAAGTAAATGAATTTATCACTAATAATCACGGCTTTCATATTTTAATAAACAATACCGGCGGTCCGCCATCTGGCCAAATTATAGAGGCTACTGCCGAACAATTTTATAGGGCTTTCAATATGCATCTAATATGTTCACATCTTCTAGCTCAGGCATGTCTTCCGTTTATGAAATCAGAAGGATTTGGAAGAATTATCAATGTTATTTCAACTTCAGTTAAAGAACCCATACCTGGATTGGGGGTAAGTAATACAATTAGAAATGCAGTAGGAAATTGGAGCAAAACTATGTCTTTTGAACTAGCTCGATTTGGAATTACCGTAAACAATGTCCTACCAGGTTTTACTGCTACTTCAAGATTGGATGAAATTGTTGGTATAAAAGCAAAAAAAGAATCGAAGACAATTGAATCTATGGAAGAAGAAATGAAACAATATGTACCTGCTAAACGCTTTGGAAAACCTGAGGAAACTGCCGCCGCAATAGCATTTTTGGCAAGTAGAAAGGCTGGGTACATTAATGGAATTAATCTACCTGTGGATGGTGGACGAACCAAAAGCTTATAA
- a CDS encoding aldehyde dehydrogenase, translated as MTIKNYINGEFLNPIGDQWLDNYCPSDGSIYGKIPNSFIEDVDLAYESANSAFSEWSQTTLDTRSRILIKISELLETNLDRFAEAESKDNGKPLSLAKSIDIPRAASNFRFFGNAITQFSSESHESVGQNAINFTLRQPIGVVGCISPWNLPLYLFSWKIAPALAAGNCVIAKPSEVTPMTAFLLGEICNDAGLPKGVLNIVHGLGETCGQAIIEHPKIKAISFTGGTATGAKIAQVAAPMFKKLSLELGGKNPNIIFADCDFEKMLDTTIRSSFSNQGQICLCGSRIFVESNIYPRFKEEFVSKVKELKVGHPSDNLTKVGAVVSKSHKEKIMSYLKSAENEGGKILCGGYESVVSGFENGYYIAPTVIEIESNNCRLNQEEIFGPIVTIMPFETEEEVLQMANDVPYGLSASIWTQNMNRALRMSKSIEAGIVWINTWMMRDLRTPFGGVKQSGVGREGGMEALKFFTEQKNICISYD; from the coding sequence ATGACTATAAAAAATTATATAAATGGAGAATTTCTTAATCCCATAGGTGACCAATGGTTAGATAATTATTGTCCTAGCGATGGATCTATCTATGGAAAGATTCCAAATTCTTTCATTGAGGATGTTGATTTAGCATATGAATCAGCAAATTCTGCATTTAGCGAATGGTCTCAAACTACATTGGATACGCGCAGCAGAATTCTTATAAAGATTTCTGAGTTATTAGAAACCAATTTAGATCGATTTGCTGAGGCAGAGAGTAAGGACAATGGCAAACCATTAAGTTTGGCCAAATCTATTGATATCCCTCGGGCCGCAAGCAACTTTAGGTTTTTTGGTAATGCCATTACTCAGTTTTCTAGTGAAAGTCATGAAAGTGTCGGGCAAAATGCGATAAATTTTACGCTACGTCAGCCCATTGGTGTCGTAGGATGTATTTCTCCGTGGAACCTTCCCCTCTATTTGTTTAGCTGGAAAATTGCGCCAGCACTAGCGGCCGGTAATTGCGTTATTGCCAAACCAAGTGAAGTAACACCAATGACAGCTTTTTTATTGGGTGAAATTTGCAATGATGCGGGGCTACCAAAGGGGGTTTTAAATATTGTTCATGGTTTAGGTGAGACTTGTGGTCAAGCAATTATTGAACATCCAAAAATTAAAGCCATTTCCTTCACTGGAGGTACTGCCACTGGAGCAAAGATTGCTCAAGTCGCTGCACCTATGTTTAAAAAATTATCCTTAGAACTTGGAGGAAAAAATCCGAATATCATTTTTGCTGATTGCGATTTTGAAAAGATGCTGGACACTACAATTAGATCTTCATTTTCTAATCAGGGTCAAATTTGCCTGTGTGGAAGCCGTATTTTTGTTGAATCGAATATCTATCCTCGATTTAAAGAAGAATTTGTTTCTAAGGTTAAAGAACTTAAGGTGGGGCATCCTTCCGATAATTTAACTAAAGTCGGAGCAGTAGTTTCAAAATCCCACAAAGAAAAAATAATGTCCTACCTTAAAAGTGCAGAAAATGAAGGAGGTAAGATTTTATGTGGAGGTTACGAATCCGTTGTTTCGGGTTTTGAAAACGGATATTACATTGCCCCAACTGTCATAGAAATAGAATCGAACAACTGCAGGCTTAATCAAGAAGAAATTTTTGGACCTATCGTTACAATTATGCCATTTGAAACCGAAGAAGAAGTTTTGCAAATGGCGAACGATGTTCCTTATGGCCTATCTGCAAGCATTTGGACCCAAAATATGAATAGGGCTCTTCGAATGTCAAAATCCATCGAGGCTGGTATTGTATGGATTAACACTTGGATGATGCGCGATTTGCGAACCCCTTTTGGTGGTGTCAAACAATCTGGAGTAGGTCGCGAAGGTGGTATGGAGGCATTAAAATTTTTTACAGAACAAAAAAATATTTGCATCAGTTATGACTAA
- a CDS encoding RidA family protein, with protein MKESIVTPRGAYPHVKVVGDFIFVSGTSSRKADNSIEGVDVIDEMGTKRLNIEKQTRAVIKNIEKNLASVGATLKDIVDVTSFLVNMNDFAGYNKTYAEFFDKETGPARTTVAVHQLPHPDLVVEIKVTAYKKRK; from the coding sequence ATGAAGGAATCCATTGTTACTCCTAGAGGCGCTTATCCACATGTTAAAGTTGTGGGAGATTTCATCTTTGTTTCGGGCACTAGTTCTCGAAAGGCAGATAACTCAATTGAAGGTGTAGACGTTATTGATGAGATGGGTACCAAACGCTTAAATATAGAAAAGCAAACACGTGCGGTAATAAAAAATATCGAGAAGAATCTCGCAAGCGTTGGGGCAACTTTAAAAGATATCGTTGATGTGACGTCCTTCTTGGTGAATATGAACGATTTTGCTGGATATAATAAGACATATGCGGAATTTTTCGACAAAGAAACGGGACCTGCCAGGACCACAGTTGCAGTACATCAATTACCTCATCCAGATTTAGTTGTCGAGATTAAAGTAACGGCTTACAAGAAAAGAAAATAG
- a CDS encoding FAD-dependent oxidoreductase: MKGQQNVLIIGAGLCGSLLALRLGQRGYRVSVYEKRPDLRKTNISAGRSINLAFSNRGAKAMNMVGILDKVLPLCIPMNGRMLHDKEGKTIFSPYSGRENEYINSISRSELTALLMSEAEKHTNVSIYFNRQCESVDFEGTTAFFKDLETNSEFIEDADIIIATDGAGSVLRKDYFLSNKFLFSMSQEFLSHGYKELSILPTSNGDFKTYKNALHIWPRKDFMLIALPNLDGSFTVTLFLDFKNGTYNFKDLDSSEKIIEFFKKEFPDALQLMPNLTDDFFKNPSSPLGTVKCSPWNYKGNTLLMGDAAHAIVPFYGQGMNASFEDVTVFDSILDRSLSSWEEVFETFEQERKRDTDAIAELALDNFNEMKDHVSNDIFRIKRDIEMILEKTFPERYSSKYSMVTFNEDIGYREAMIKGRAQDKAILNLISDGKITSYQSPDILIDIIEKATNEVLEDDAIAKSLHK, translated from the coding sequence ATGAAAGGTCAACAAAACGTATTAATTATTGGAGCGGGCTTGTGTGGTTCTTTATTAGCTCTTAGACTTGGACAGAGGGGGTATAGAGTTTCAGTCTATGAAAAGAGACCTGATCTGCGCAAAACCAATATTTCTGCCGGTCGCTCAATAAATTTGGCCTTTTCAAATCGTGGTGCCAAAGCAATGAATATGGTTGGAATTCTAGATAAAGTTCTTCCTCTATGCATACCAATGAATGGCAGAATGCTTCATGACAAGGAAGGAAAAACTATCTTTTCACCTTATAGCGGAAGAGAAAACGAATATATCAATTCAATTTCTAGGAGCGAATTGACGGCCTTATTGATGTCAGAAGCAGAGAAACATACCAATGTTAGTATTTACTTTAATAGGCAATGTGAGTCTGTAGATTTTGAAGGAACTACAGCCTTCTTTAAAGATTTGGAAACCAATTCAGAATTTATTGAAGATGCGGATATTATTATTGCGACCGACGGAGCCGGTTCTGTCCTAAGAAAAGATTATTTTCTAAGTAATAAATTCTTATTCAGTATGTCTCAAGAATTTTTAAGCCATGGATATAAGGAACTTTCGATACTACCTACAAGCAATGGAGATTTCAAAACCTATAAAAATGCGCTCCATATCTGGCCAAGGAAAGATTTTATGCTAATTGCCTTACCTAATTTGGATGGTAGTTTTACAGTAACTCTATTTTTAGATTTTAAAAATGGAACCTATAATTTTAAAGATTTAGATTCCTCTGAAAAGATAATTGAATTTTTCAAGAAGGAATTTCCTGATGCTTTGCAACTAATGCCTAACCTTACAGATGATTTTTTCAAAAATCCATCCTCTCCTCTTGGTACAGTTAAATGCTCACCGTGGAATTATAAAGGAAATACACTTTTGATGGGAGACGCTGCACATGCTATAGTTCCTTTTTATGGGCAAGGAATGAATGCTTCCTTTGAAGACGTAACAGTTTTCGATAGTATTTTGGATCGCTCTCTTTCAAGTTGGGAAGAGGTTTTTGAAACTTTTGAACAAGAACGCAAAAGGGACACTGACGCCATTGCTGAATTGGCCCTAGACAATTTCAATGAAATGAAAGACCATGTTTCTAACGATATTTTTAGAATAAAGCGAGACATTGAAATGATTCTGGAAAAAACCTTTCCTGAACGTTATTCATCCAAATATAGCATGGTAACTTTCAACGAAGATATTGGATATAGGGAAGCTATGATTAAGGGCAGAGCCCAAGACAAGGCAATATTAAACTTGATTTCAGATGGAAAGATTACGAGTTACCAATCACCTGATATTTTAATTGACATTATTGAAAAGGCGACGAATGAGGTACTCGAAGATGATGCCATTGCAAAATCTTTACACAAATAA
- the kynU gene encoding kynureninase, whose protein sequence is MQNNFNATPEFAKQLDALDQIRPFRNEFYIPKNEKGEESLYLCGNSLGLQPKRAKKYIEEELEDWAKYGVDGHTKGKNPWLNYHELLTQPMANIVGAKPIEVVVMNTLTTNLHLLMASFYSPTPRRYKILIEADAFPSDKYAVESQIKFHGYNPEESLIIWKSTDDKPLLKIEDLEQILETQGEEISLLLIGSVNYYTGQYFDLKQITKLAHSKGCMVGFDCAHGAGNVDLRLHDSGADFAAWCSYKYLNSGPGSLAGIFVHERHAYNKNLNRFAGWWSHNKETRFKMRDEFDVLPGAEGWQLSNPPILSMAAIKASLSVFEEARFPRLLEKSKKLSAYFEYLINNLKSENISIITPKNTEDRGCQLSIRVRNANKSLHRKLEEANVICDWREPDVIRCAPVPLYNSYFDVFLTVERLEKILAEI, encoded by the coding sequence ATGCAAAACAATTTCAACGCTACCCCTGAATTCGCAAAACAATTAGACGCCTTAGACCAAATTAGGCCTTTCAGAAATGAGTTTTATATACCAAAAAATGAGAAAGGTGAAGAGTCTCTTTATTTATGCGGAAATTCTTTAGGACTACAACCTAAAAGAGCCAAAAAATATATTGAAGAAGAATTGGAAGATTGGGCTAAGTATGGTGTTGATGGCCATACAAAAGGTAAAAACCCATGGTTAAATTACCATGAATTACTCACTCAACCAATGGCAAATATTGTTGGTGCCAAACCTATTGAGGTGGTAGTAATGAATACGCTTACAACAAACTTGCATTTGTTAATGGCTTCATTTTATAGCCCAACACCAAGAAGATATAAAATTCTTATTGAGGCAGATGCTTTTCCTTCAGACAAATATGCTGTCGAATCACAAATCAAATTTCATGGCTATAACCCTGAGGAAAGTCTAATTATTTGGAAATCTACTGATGACAAACCCCTTCTAAAAATTGAAGATTTAGAACAAATATTAGAAACTCAAGGAGAAGAAATTTCACTATTGCTAATAGGATCTGTAAACTATTATACAGGTCAATATTTTGATTTGAAACAAATTACAAAATTGGCCCATTCCAAAGGATGCATGGTTGGTTTCGACTGTGCCCACGGAGCAGGAAATGTCGATCTGCGACTGCATGATTCTGGGGCTGATTTTGCTGCCTGGTGCAGTTATAAATATTTGAATTCAGGACCTGGAAGTTTGGCAGGAATTTTTGTGCATGAACGCCATGCCTACAATAAAAATTTAAACCGCTTTGCAGGTTGGTGGTCACATAATAAGGAAACTAGATTTAAGATGAGGGATGAGTTTGATGTACTTCCCGGTGCTGAAGGTTGGCAATTGAGCAATCCTCCAATACTCTCTATGGCAGCCATAAAAGCATCACTATCTGTTTTTGAAGAAGCCAGATTCCCTAGACTATTGGAAAAATCCAAAAAACTTTCAGCCTACTTTGAATATTTAATCAATAACTTGAAGAGTGAAAATATCTCTATTATAACACCAAAAAATACTGAAGATCGAGGTTGTCAATTATCCATAAGAGTGAGAAACGCAAATAAATCGTTACATCGCAAACTTGAAGAAGCCAATGTAATTTGCGATTGGCGTGAACCAGATGTAATAAGGTGCGCCCCCGTGCCACTTTACAATTCTTATTTTGATGTTTTTCTTACAGTTGAACGTTTAGAAAAAATTCTAGCAGAAATATGA
- a CDS encoding (4Fe-4S)-binding protein, producing MAEIKEYSNGEITVVWKPEICIHSGICARGLPAVFQPKERPWIKTDSATSDEIVSQVKKCPSGALSIKQ from the coding sequence ATGGCTGAAATTAAAGAATATTCAAACGGTGAGATAACTGTAGTTTGGAAACCTGAAATTTGCATTCATTCAGGGATTTGTGCAAGAGGATTGCCTGCCGTATTTCAACCCAAGGAACGTCCTTGGATTAAGACAGATAGTGCAACATCTGATGAAATTGTCAGTCAAGTTAAAAAATGTCCGTCAGGTGCTTTAAGTATAAAGCAATAA
- the msrA gene encoding peptide-methionine (S)-S-oxide reductase MsrA — MKNYILALFTIIMVSCKQNAQVSKDQQAVINAEPISVPIEKGNAKAYFASGCFWCVEAIYESVKGVKEAISGYAGGHTKNPTYEESNTGRTGHAEAVEVIYNPEVVSFSTLVDVYFGSQDPTQRNGQGPDIGSQYRSIIFYQNDEQKKIIQEKIKELEEKIGTQVAAEVYPFQKFWKAENYHQNYEKLHPENPYIQNVSIPRLNRFKKRFPQLLKNGTH; from the coding sequence ATGAAAAATTATATACTCGCTTTATTTACAATAATAATGGTCTCGTGCAAACAAAATGCACAAGTATCAAAAGACCAACAAGCTGTCATCAACGCTGAACCGATAAGCGTCCCGATTGAAAAAGGCAATGCAAAGGCTTATTTTGCTAGTGGTTGTTTTTGGTGTGTAGAAGCAATCTACGAAAGTGTTAAAGGGGTTAAAGAAGCAATAAGTGGTTATGCTGGTGGCCATACCAAAAACCCAACCTACGAAGAAAGCAATACAGGCAGAACTGGTCATGCGGAAGCGGTTGAGGTTATCTACAACCCTGAAGTGGTTTCATTTTCTACCTTGGTGGATGTTTATTTTGGCTCACAGGATCCAACACAAAGAAATGGTCAAGGCCCAGATATAGGTTCACAATATCGCTCTATCATTTTTTATCAAAATGATGAACAAAAAAAGATCATTCAAGAAAAGATAAAAGAACTTGAGGAGAAAATTGGAACCCAGGTAGCTGCTGAAGTTTATCCGTTTCAAAAATTTTGGAAGGCCGAGAACTATCATCAGAACTATGAGAAGTTGCATCCTGAAAATCCCTATATTCAAAATGTATCAATACCAAGACTTAATAGGTTTAAAAAGAGATTTCCACAACTACTTAAAAATGGAACCCACTAA
- a CDS encoding zinc ribbon domain-containing protein, whose protein sequence is MAKKVESSVEDRLRALYDLQLIDSRVDEIRNIRGELPLEVRDLEDEVEGLHKRLEKLAVNVEMIEADINAKKNLIEEAKALIKKYSEQQKNVRNNREYNSLSKEVEYQELEIQLAEKHIKEYKAQIEMKKEVITETKDKLKDRQTHLKHKKGELDAILAETEKEENALLQKSEEYQNQIDDRLVQAYHRIRNNVKNGLAVVPIERGASGGSFFTIPPQVQVEIASRKKVITDEHSGRILVDSQLAEEEKEKMDKMFSKL, encoded by the coding sequence ATGGCTAAAAAGGTTGAAAGTTCTGTTGAAGATCGTCTGAGAGCATTATACGATCTACAGTTAATCGACTCAAGAGTAGATGAAATAAGAAACATCAGAGGTGAATTGCCTTTAGAGGTAAGAGATCTTGAGGACGAGGTAGAGGGACTTCACAAAAGATTGGAAAAATTGGCGGTGAATGTGGAAATGATTGAAGCAGACATCAACGCTAAAAAAAATCTTATTGAAGAGGCAAAGGCCTTAATTAAAAAATATAGCGAACAACAAAAAAATGTTCGTAATAACAGAGAATATAACTCTCTTTCTAAAGAAGTTGAGTATCAGGAGCTAGAAATTCAATTGGCTGAAAAGCACATTAAAGAATACAAGGCTCAGATTGAAATGAAGAAGGAGGTAATTACTGAAACAAAAGATAAACTTAAGGACAGACAAACTCACCTTAAACATAAAAAGGGTGAACTAGATGCAATTCTTGCTGAAACTGAAAAGGAAGAAAATGCACTTTTGCAAAAGTCTGAAGAATATCAAAATCAAATCGATGACCGTTTGGTCCAGGCTTACCACAGAATTAGAAATAATGTTAAGAATGGTTTAGCAGTTGTACCTATCGAAAGAGGTGCTTCTGGAGGATCTTTCTTTACTATTCCACCCCAAGTTCAGGTAGAAATTGCTTCAAGAAAAAAAGTAATAACCGATGAACATTCTGGAAGGATTCTAGTTGACTCTCAATTAGCTGAAGAAGAAAAAGAGAAAATGGATAAAATGTTTTCTAAACTATAG
- a CDS encoding Nif3-like dinuclear metal center hexameric protein, with amino-acid sequence MTIRDVINELNCLAPFKYAEEFDNVGLLVGNANSELKGILVSHDATKGVVEEAVNKNCNLIVCFHPILFKGLKSITGKNYVEQSVIHAIKNDISIVAIHTALDNNFSGVNDLFRKALELEDPEILIPKTGTIKKLVTYVPIDSIEKVKTELFNAGAGAIGNYDHCSFVSDGIGSFRGNDISNPTYGTKGEIQHEKEKMLSVTFHQHLESKVLKSLFNSHPYEEVAYEITTLENTNQKIGLGMVGRLSNEMTSEEFLNHVKNKLGLKFLRHSANLNKKISKVAVLGGSGSFAIPNAKSSGVEAFVTADLKYHDFFSAENEILLIDAGHFETEQFIKSFLFDYLSKKITNFAPALSGGKVILSTTNTNPVKYF; translated from the coding sequence ATGACCATTCGCGATGTCATTAACGAATTAAATTGTTTAGCTCCATTTAAATACGCAGAAGAATTTGATAATGTTGGCCTACTGGTAGGAAATGCCAATTCAGAATTAAAAGGAATTCTGGTTTCACACGATGCTACCAAGGGTGTCGTTGAAGAAGCGGTAAACAAAAATTGCAACTTAATTGTATGCTTTCACCCAATTCTATTCAAAGGCCTTAAGTCAATTACTGGAAAGAATTATGTGGAGCAAAGCGTCATTCATGCCATCAAAAATGATATTTCAATAGTAGCAATCCATACTGCTTTAGACAACAATTTTTCCGGGGTAAATGATTTATTTAGAAAGGCTTTAGAACTAGAAGATCCAGAAATTTTAATTCCAAAAACCGGCACCATCAAAAAATTGGTTACTTACGTTCCAATAGACAGTATAGAAAAAGTAAAGACAGAATTATTCAATGCTGGCGCTGGAGCTATTGGTAATTATGACCATTGCAGTTTCGTTTCAGATGGAATTGGAAGTTTCAGAGGTAATGACATATCGAATCCCACTTACGGAACAAAGGGGGAAATTCAACATGAAAAAGAAAAAATGTTGTCAGTTACTTTTCACCAGCACTTAGAGTCGAAAGTTTTGAAATCGCTATTTAATTCTCATCCATACGAGGAAGTTGCCTATGAAATCACAACCTTGGAAAATACCAATCAAAAAATCGGACTGGGAATGGTTGGAAGATTAAGTAACGAAATGACTTCAGAGGAGTTTTTGAACCATGTTAAAAATAAACTTGGATTAAAATTTTTGCGACATTCTGCAAATTTGAATAAAAAAATATCTAAAGTTGCCGTTCTTGGAGGTTCTGGATCTTTCGCTATACCAAACGCAAAAAGCTCTGGTGTTGAAGCTTTTGTAACAGCAGATTTAAAATATCATGACTTTTTTAGTGCTGAAAATGAAATTCTGTTAATTGATGCTGGACATTTTGAAACCGAGCAGTTTATAAAATCATTTTTGTTCGATTATCTATCAAAAAAAATCACTAATTTTGCACCTGCCTTATCGGGAGGTAAGGTAATTTTATCAACAACAAATACTAATCCGGTAAAGTATTTTTAA